Proteins encoded by one window of Pseudomonas sp. LS44:
- a CDS encoding sigma-54 dependent transcriptional regulator — protein sequence MANRQRALIVDDEPDIRELLEITLGRMRLDTRSARNVKEAREWLAREPFDLCLTDMRLPDGTGLELVQHIQQRHPQVPVAMITAYGSLDTAINALKAGAFDFLTKPVDLGRLRELVATALRIRAPGEEELPVDSRLLGDSPPMRALRKQILKLARSQAPVYISGESGSGKELVARLIHEQGPRTELPFVPVNCGAIPSELMESEFFGHKKGSFTGAIEDKQGLFQAANGGTLFLDEVADLPLPMQVKLLRAIQEKAIRSVGGQQEQIVDVRILCATHKDLAAEVAAGRFRQDLYYRLNVIELRVPPLRERREDIPLLAEVMLKRLAEGIGQAPATLTADAQEKLKSYRFPGNVRELENMLERAHTLCDDDQIQVHDLRLAESVGALEGGEASLAQIDNLEDYLEDLERKLITQALEETRWNRTAAAQRLGLTFRSMRYRLKKLGID from the coding sequence ATGGCCAACCGACAACGCGCCCTGATCGTCGATGACGAGCCCGACATTCGCGAACTGCTGGAAATCACCCTCGGGCGCATGCGCCTGGATACGCGCAGTGCGCGCAACGTCAAGGAGGCCCGCGAGTGGCTGGCGCGCGAACCCTTCGACCTGTGCCTGACCGACATGCGTCTGCCCGACGGCACCGGCCTCGAACTGGTCCAGCATATCCAGCAGCGGCACCCGCAAGTACCAGTGGCGATGATTACCGCCTATGGCAGCCTGGATACGGCGATCAATGCCCTCAAGGCCGGAGCGTTCGACTTCTTGACCAAACCGGTCGACCTCGGTCGTTTGCGCGAGCTGGTCGCCACCGCGCTACGTATACGCGCGCCCGGCGAAGAGGAATTGCCCGTCGACAGCCGGCTGCTCGGCGACTCGCCACCGATGCGCGCCCTGCGCAAGCAGATCCTCAAACTCGCGCGCAGTCAGGCCCCCGTTTACATCAGCGGCGAGTCGGGTAGCGGCAAGGAGTTAGTGGCACGGCTTATTCATGAACAGGGCCCACGCACCGAATTGCCCTTCGTGCCGGTCAACTGCGGCGCGATCCCTTCCGAACTGATGGAAAGCGAATTCTTCGGCCACAAGAAAGGTAGCTTCACCGGCGCCATCGAAGACAAGCAAGGGCTCTTTCAGGCCGCCAACGGCGGCACCCTGTTTCTCGATGAAGTCGCCGACCTGCCCTTGCCAATGCAGGTGAAGCTGCTGCGCGCCATTCAGGAAAAAGCCATCCGCTCGGTCGGCGGGCAACAGGAACAAATCGTCGATGTGCGCATCCTCTGCGCCACGCACAAAGACCTCGCCGCCGAGGTAGCCGCCGGCCGTTTCCGCCAAGACCTCTACTACCGTCTCAATGTCATCGAACTGCGCGTTCCACCGCTGCGCGAACGCCGCGAAGACATTCCACTCCTGGCCGAAGTGATGCTCAAGCGGCTGGCCGAAGGCATCGGCCAAGCTCCCGCCACACTCACTGCCGATGCCCAGGAAAAACTCAAGAGCTACCGTTTCCCAGGCAACGTACGCGAGCTGGAAAACATGCTCGAACGCGCCCATACGCTGTGCGACGACGACCAGATCCAGGTTCACGATCTGCGTCTGGCCGAATCCGTCGGTGCCTTGGAAGGCGGGGAAGCAAGCCTGGCGCAAATCGATAACTTGGAGGATTACCTCGAAGACCTGGAGCGAAAATTGATCACCCAAGCGCTCGAGGAAACTCGCTGGAATCGTACTGCTGCAGCACAACGCTTGGGCCTGACCTTCCGCTCAATGCGTTATCGACTGAAGAAACTGGGGATCGATTGA
- a CDS encoding PAS domain-containing sensor histidine kinase: MIAETLQLSNDQGQRIFRLYNLYRLTIGLALVLLISSELDDQLLELASPQLFSYGSWLYLILNMLVAALVQRPKHLLPVFTLALLDVIALSGLFYAAGGTPSGIGNLLIVAVAIANILLRGRIGLLIAAMAAIGLIYLTFYLSLSRPAASAQYVQAGALGALCFAAALFVQGLTKRLQYSEGLAAQRAADVANLEALNEQILQRMRTGILVLDTHHRVLLANQGARSLLGQDALTGQALDPHCPELVKRLQQWCDNPTLRPASLQTQADGPALQPSFVSLQRGEQQHTLVFLDDISQIAQQAQQLKLAALGRLTAGIAHEIRNPLGAISHAAQLLQESEDLQGPDQRLAQIIQDHSRRMNLVIENVLQLSRRRQAEPQLMDLKYWLHRFAGEFRSALPNNQQLHVVTDTGTLQTRMDPHQLTQVLTNLVQNGLRYSAQRNPYGQVWLQLFRDAESDLPVLEVLDDGPGVPPEQVQHIFEPFYTTENKGTGLGLYISRELCESNQARLDYKPREVGGSCFRITFAHPRKLS, translated from the coding sequence GTGATCGCTGAGACCCTGCAGCTGAGCAACGATCAAGGCCAGCGGATTTTTCGTCTCTACAACCTTTACCGACTGACCATCGGCCTGGCGTTGGTGCTGCTGATCTCCAGTGAGCTGGACGATCAACTACTCGAGTTGGCCAGCCCGCAACTGTTTAGCTACGGCAGCTGGCTGTACCTGATCCTCAACATGCTGGTGGCGGCACTGGTGCAGCGGCCGAAACACCTGTTGCCGGTGTTCACTCTGGCCTTGCTCGATGTGATCGCGCTGTCCGGCCTGTTCTACGCGGCCGGCGGCACGCCCAGCGGGATTGGCAACCTGTTGATTGTCGCCGTGGCGATCGCCAACATTCTCCTGCGCGGGCGCATCGGTCTGCTGATCGCGGCGATGGCAGCCATCGGCCTGATTTATCTCACCTTTTATCTCAGCCTCAGCCGTCCGGCTGCCTCCGCGCAATACGTGCAAGCGGGTGCGCTGGGAGCGCTGTGTTTCGCCGCCGCACTGTTCGTCCAAGGTTTGACTAAGCGCCTGCAATACAGCGAAGGCCTTGCCGCCCAACGTGCCGCCGACGTCGCTAACCTGGAAGCGCTCAACGAGCAGATTTTGCAGCGTATGCGCACCGGCATTCTGGTGCTTGACACCCACCATCGCGTGCTGCTTGCCAACCAGGGCGCGCGCAGCCTGCTTGGCCAAGATGCACTGACTGGCCAGGCTCTCGACCCGCACTGCCCGGAGCTGGTCAAACGCCTGCAGCAGTGGTGCGACAATCCAACCTTGCGTCCCGCCAGCCTACAAACGCAGGCCGATGGCCCAGCCCTGCAGCCCAGCTTCGTCTCCCTGCAGCGTGGTGAGCAGCAACATACCCTGGTGTTTCTCGATGACATCTCGCAAATCGCCCAGCAAGCGCAGCAACTCAAACTCGCCGCGCTCGGTCGCTTGACCGCTGGAATTGCCCATGAAATCCGCAATCCGTTGGGCGCCATCAGCCATGCTGCACAGTTGCTGCAGGAGTCGGAAGACTTGCAGGGGCCGGACCAACGCCTGGCGCAGATCATTCAGGACCATTCGCGACGGATGAATCTGGTGATCGAAAACGTCCTGCAGCTGTCCCGCCGCCGCCAGGCCGAGCCGCAGCTAATGGATCTGAAATATTGGCTGCACCGTTTCGCCGGCGAGTTTCGTAGCGCGCTGCCGAACAATCAGCAGCTGCATGTAGTAACCGACACCGGCACCCTGCAGACCCGCATGGACCCGCACCAGCTAACCCAGGTACTGACCAACCTGGTGCAGAATGGTTTGCGCTACAGCGCCCAGCGCAATCCATATGGACAAGTCTGGCTGCAGCTGTTTCGCGACGCGGAAAGCGATCTGCCGGTGCTCGAAGTCCTGGATGACGGTCCCGGTGTACCACCCGAGCAGGTGCAGCATATCTTCGAGCCGTTCTACACCACCGAAAACAAAGGGACCGGTCTCGGCCTGTATATTTCTCGCGAGCTGTGCGAAAGCAACCAGGCCCGTCTCGATTACAAACCGCGCGAAGTGGGCGGCAGCTGTTTCCGCATTACCTTCGCCCATCCACGCAAGCTGAGCTGA
- a CDS encoding envelope stress response protein PspG yields MGRLLFWIVLIAVAVWLWRHFKRPTPPRADTEAGTTPMVRCAQCGVHVPQNRALQHESRWYCSQAHLTQGSSSGDR; encoded by the coding sequence ATGGGCCGTTTGTTGTTCTGGATTGTGCTGATCGCGGTCGCCGTCTGGCTCTGGCGCCACTTCAAGCGCCCGACGCCACCCCGCGCCGATACCGAAGCGGGCACCACGCCGATGGTGCGCTGCGCCCAGTGCGGCGTGCATGTCCCGCAAAACCGGGCCTTGCAGCATGAGTCTCGCTGGTATTGCTCCCAAGCCCACCTGACTCAAGGTTCTTCGTCCGGTGATCGCTGA
- a CDS encoding NAD+ synthase, producing MSQTLRVVMAQLNLRVGDVHGNVQRIIEAAQSARDQWQADVIVFPELALCGYPPEDLLLRSSMQRRIEQGLQRLKNEVSGIYMVVGYPWLEGELRYNACAAIADGEVLVTYYKQKLPNYRVFDEKRYFASGSDACVVDIKGIPVALTICEDIWFAEPMRQAQEAGAQLMLSLNASPFHLEKQREREEMLAERAVEGSMPIVYVNQVGGQDELVFDGGSCVMTVDGQVSQRAPAFTEGLYPVDFQCAEGRVQPRPANCAALPELEASVYQALVVGVRDYVQKNGFKGVVLGLSGGIDSALTLAVAVDALGAERVEAVMMPFRYTAQISLEDAEAEARALNVTYRVLPIAPMVEAFLETLAPVFSGLGRDTTEENLQARCRGTTLMAISNKKGYLVLTTGNKSEMAVGYATLYGDMAGGFDVLKDVPKTLVFRLCEYRNSLGMVIPQRVIDRPPSAELAPDQKDEDSLPPYPVLDEILKLYVEYDLSANAIIAEGFDEDTVRRVLRLVDLNEYKRRQAAVGVRVTQRGFGRDRRYPITSGWRIGD from the coding sequence ATGAGCCAAACCCTACGGGTCGTGATGGCCCAGTTGAATCTGCGTGTTGGCGATGTACATGGCAATGTCCAGCGCATCATCGAGGCGGCACAAAGCGCCCGCGATCAGTGGCAAGCGGATGTCATCGTGTTTCCTGAGCTGGCGCTGTGCGGCTATCCGCCCGAGGATCTGCTGCTTCGCTCGAGCATGCAGCGGCGCATCGAACAGGGCCTGCAGCGCCTGAAAAACGAAGTCAGCGGCATTTATATGGTGGTCGGCTACCCCTGGCTGGAGGGCGAGTTGCGCTACAACGCCTGCGCAGCCATAGCCGATGGCGAGGTACTGGTTACCTATTACAAACAGAAGTTGCCCAACTACCGGGTGTTCGATGAAAAGCGCTATTTCGCCTCGGGTAGCGACGCCTGTGTGGTGGATATCAAGGGCATTCCGGTTGCGCTGACCATCTGCGAAGACATCTGGTTCGCCGAGCCGATGCGCCAGGCTCAAGAGGCTGGCGCGCAGCTGATGCTGAGCTTGAACGCCTCGCCTTTCCATCTCGAAAAGCAGCGCGAACGCGAGGAAATGCTCGCCGAGCGCGCGGTCGAAGGCAGTATGCCGATTGTGTATGTGAACCAGGTCGGTGGTCAGGACGAGCTGGTGTTCGATGGCGGCAGCTGCGTGATGACGGTCGACGGACAGGTCAGCCAGCGCGCACCGGCCTTTACCGAAGGGCTGTATCCGGTCGATTTCCAGTGTGCCGAGGGACGTGTGCAGCCCCGCCCAGCGAACTGTGCGGCGCTGCCGGAATTGGAGGCTAGCGTCTATCAGGCACTGGTGGTTGGCGTGCGCGACTATGTGCAGAAGAACGGTTTCAAAGGGGTGGTGCTGGGGCTGTCGGGCGGCATCGACTCGGCGTTGACCCTGGCGGTCGCGGTCGATGCGCTTGGGGCAGAGCGGGTCGAGGCGGTGATGATGCCGTTCCGCTACACCGCCCAGATCAGCCTGGAGGACGCCGAAGCCGAGGCTCGGGCGCTGAACGTCACTTACCGCGTGCTGCCGATTGCGCCGATGGTCGAGGCCTTTCTCGAGACGCTGGCGCCGGTCTTTTCCGGGCTGGGGCGCGATACCACCGAAGAGAACCTGCAAGCTCGCTGCCGCGGCACCACCTTGATGGCCATCTCCAATAAGAAGGGCTATCTGGTGCTGACCACCGGCAACAAGAGTGAAATGGCCGTGGGTTACGCCACGCTTTATGGCGACATGGCAGGCGGCTTCGATGTCCTCAAGGATGTACCGAAGACCTTGGTGTTCCGTCTCTGCGAGTATCGCAACAGCTTAGGCATGGTGATTCCGCAGCGGGTCATCGACCGGCCACCGTCGGCCGAACTGGCTCCGGATCAGAAAGACGAAGACTCGCTGCCGCCGTATCCGGTGCTCGATGAGATCCTCAAGCTGTATGTCGAATATGACCTGTCGGCCAACGCCATCATCGCCGAGGGCTTCGATGAAGATACGGTGCGGCGCGTGCTGCGGCTGGTCGATCTCAACGAGTACAAGCGTCGTCAGGCAGCGGTCGGCGTGCGCGTGACGCAGCGCGGTTTCGGTCGTGATCGGCGCTATCCGATCACTTCCGGCTGGCGTATCGGCGATTGA